A stretch of the Gracilinanus agilis isolate LMUSP501 chromosome 4, AgileGrace, whole genome shotgun sequence genome encodes the following:
- the LHX1 gene encoding LIM/homeobox protein Lhx1, translated as MVHCAGCKRPILDRFLLNVLDRAWHVKCVQCCECKCNLTEKCFSREGKLYCKNDFFRCFGTKCAGCAQGISPSDLVRRARSKVFHLNCFTCMMCNKQLSTGEELYIIDENKFVCKEDYLSNSSAAKENSLHSATTGSDPSLSPDSQDPSQDDAKDSESANVSDKETGSNENDDQNLGAKRRGPRTTIKAKQLETLKAAFAATPKPTRHIREQLAQETGLNMRVIQVWFQNRRSKERRMKQLSALGARRHAFFRSPRRMRPLVDRLEPGELIPNGPFSFYGDYQSEYYGPGGNYDFFPQGPPSSQAQTPVDLPFVPSSGPSGTPLGGLDHPLPGHHPSSEAQRFTDILAHPPGDSPSPEPNLPGPLHSMSAEVFGPSPPFSSLSVNGGASYGNHLSHPPEMNEAAVW; from the exons ATGGTGCACTGTGCCGGCTGCAAAAGGCCCATTCTGGACCGGTTTCTGTTGAACGTGCTGGACAGGGCCTGGCATGTGAAGTGCGTACAGTGTTGTGAATGTAAATGCAACCTGACGGAGAAATGCTTCTCCCGGGAGGGCAAGCTCTACTGCAAGAACGACTTCTTTCG GTGTTTCGGTACCAAATGCGCCGGGTGCGCGCAGGGCATCTCCCCCAGTGACCTGGTGCGGAGGGCACGAAGCAAGGTGTTCCACCTGAACTGTTTCACCTGTATGATGTGTAACAAGCAGCTGTCCACTGGGGAGGAGCTCTACATTATAGACGAGAATAAATTCGTCTGTAAAGAAGATTACCTAAGTAACAGCAGCGCCGCCAAAGAGAACAGCCTGCACTCAG CCACGACAGGCAGTGATCCCAGTTTGTCCCCGGACTCTCAAGACCCATCCCAGGACGACGCCAAGGACTCCGAAAGCGCCAATGTGTCAGACAAAGAGACCGGTAGCAACGAGAATGATGACCAGAACCTGGGCGCGAAGCGGAGGGGACCGCGCACCACTATCAAGGCCAAGCAGCTGGAGACACTTAAGGCTGCCTTCGCTGCCACTCCTAAGCCCACTCGTCACATTCGGGAGCAGCTGGCACAGGAGACCGGCCTCAATATGCGGGTCATCCAG GTCTGGTTCCAGAACAGACGCTCCAAGGAGCGGCGAATGAAACAGCTGAGCGCTCTGGGTGCCCGGCGCCACGCCTTCTTCCGCAGCCCACGCAGGATGCGGCCGCTAGTGGACCGGCTGGAGCCCGGGGAGCTCATTCCCAACGGACCCTTCTCCTTCTACGGAG ATTACCAGAGCGAGTACTACGGCCCCGGCGGCAACTACGACTTCTTCCCCCAAGGCCCTCCTTCGTCACAGGCGCAGACCCCAGTGGACCTGCCCTTCGTGCCATCGTCCGGTCCGTCGGGGACTCCCTTGGGGGGTTTGGATCACCCCCTGCCCGGCCACCACCCGTCCAGCGAGGCACAGCGCTTCACTGACATCCTGGCTCATCCGCCTGGAGACTCCCCGAGCCCGGAGCCCAATCTCCCGGGACCCCTGCACTCCATGTCGGCCGAGGTCTTCGGACCCAGCCCGCCCTTCTCTTCGCTGTCAGTCAACGGAGGGGCGAGTTACGGGAACCATCTCTCCCACCCCCCTGAAATGAATGAGGCGGCGGTATGGTAG